In one Cercospora beticola chromosome 1, complete sequence genomic region, the following are encoded:
- the RHP51 gene encoding RecA recombinase Rhp51, protein MDEEQSQSGYEDGLAGGPGAPTPLTTLEGINGLTKRDISLFVEAGYNTVESVAYTPKKLLETIKGVSEQKATKILTEASKHVPMGFTTATEMHARRSELISITTGSKQLDTLLAGGIETGSITELFGEFRTGKSQICHTLAVTCQLPFDMGGGEGKCLYIDTEGTFRPVRLLSVADRYGLSGEEVLDNVAYARAYNSDHQLQLLNQAAQMMTETRFSLLIVDSATSLYRTDFMGRGELSNRQTHLAKFMRILQRLADEFGIAVVITNQVVAQVDGGPSAMFNPDPKKPIGGNIIAHASTTRLSLKKGRGETRICKIYDSPCLPESDCMFAITEAGINDPQPKDLEKD, encoded by the exons ATGGATGAAGAACAATCGCAGTCTGGATACGAGGACGGCCTCGCTGGCGGTCCAGGTGCACCAACGCCGCTGACAACACTCGAGGGCATCAATGGCTTGACCAAGCGAGATATCTCCCTCTTCGTCGAAGCCGGCTACAATACAGTCGAGAGTGTAGCATACAC TCccaagaagctgctcgagaccATCAAAGGCGTTTCGGAACAGAAGGCCACGAAGATCTTGACCGAGGCAAGCAAACATGTGCCTATGGGCTTCACTACCGCCACTGAGATGCACGCACGACGGTCAGAACTCATTTCCATCACTACTGGCTCAAAGCAACTCGACACTCTACTTGCAGGTGGTATAGAGACAGGGAGCATTACGGAACTCTTCGGGGAGTTTAGAACCGGAAAGAGTCAGATCTGTCACACTTTGGCAGTGACATGCCAGCTCCCTTTTGATATGGGTGGTGGCGAAGGCAAATGTCTCTACATTGACACCGAAGGCACATTTCGACCGGTCCGCCTGCTTTCTGTCGCAGATCGATACGGTCTGTCGGGCGAAGAAGTACTGGACAACGTTGCATATGCTCGCGCATACAACTCGGACcaccagcttcagcttctcaaTCAAGCCGCTCAAATGATGACAGAGACGAGATTTTCTCTGCTCATCGTAGACAGTGCGACTTCACTATATCGGACAGACTTCATGGGACGTGGTGAGCTGTCAAATCGACAAACGCATCTAGCAAAGTTCATGCGCATCCTCCAGCGACTCGCAGACGAGTTCGGCATTGCGGTCGTCATCACAAACCAGGTCGTGGCTCAGGTGGATGGCGGACCGTCGGCCATGTTCAACCCTGACCCCAAGAAGCCAATCGGAGGAAACATCATTGCCCATGCGTCCACGACACGGCTGTCATTGAAGAAGGGACGGGGAGAAACCAGAATATGCAAAATATACGACTCTCCTTGTCTGCCCGAGAGCGACTGCATGTTTGCCATTACAGAGGCAGGCATCAATGATCCTCAGCCGAAAGACCTGGAGAAGGATTGA